From a single Oceanobacillus kimchii X50 genomic region:
- a CDS encoding cytochrome (ubi)quinol oxidase subunit III, translating to MKIDSNQPLEYSTEQNKMNILGFWIFLGAEIMLFATLFTSYFIYEGRVGSGPGAAEIFEIGPVIINTMILLTSSFTIGLAIHAMRIQRTKAMIGFLIVTLALGAAFVSVEIYEFIHFYHLNATLQTSGFTATLFTTLATHGAHVTFGLFWGIMIIIQLVKHGLTAQTANKSFIFSLYWHFLDVMWIFIFSFVYLKGMM from the coding sequence ATGAAAATAGATTCTAATCAACCTCTTGAGTACAGTACCGAACAAAATAAGATGAATATCCTTGGTTTTTGGATATTCTTAGGTGCAGAGATCATGTTATTTGCTACACTGTTTACAAGCTACTTTATTTATGAAGGTCGTGTCGGTTCCGGTCCAGGCGCAGCAGAAATCTTCGAAATTGGACCTGTCATCATTAATACAATGATCTTATTAACGAGTAGTTTTACAATTGGTTTAGCAATACATGCAATGCGAATCCAACGTACTAAAGCAATGATCGGTTTTCTGATTGTTACACTTGCACTTGGTGCAGCGTTTGTCAGTGTTGAAATTTATGAGTTTATTCATTTCTATCACTTAAACGCAACACTACAAACAAGTGGTTTCACTGCAACATTATTTACTACCCTAGCAACACACGGAGCGCACGTTACATTTGGTCTATTCTGGGGAATAATGATTATTATTCAATTAGTAAAGCACGGCTTAACTGCTCAAACAGCGAATAAATCATTTATATTCTCATTATATTGGCATTTCCTTGATGTAATGTGGATCTTCATCTTTAGCTTTGTGTACTTGAAAGGAATGATGTAA
- a CDS encoding AAA family ATPase: MRPLYLKLTAFGPYKDTEIIDFTKLGDVQLFSISGNTGAGKTTIFDGIAFALYGRASGSDREDNRLLRSDFAEDHVHTSVELVFTIKEKIYRVLRQPGHIKKGNKTKTGEKYELFEITDLQEISIVDRQIVSEIDKKIEELIGLTQDQFKQIVMLPQGEFRKLLTSETENKEAILRRLFKTEHYKYMNEILRQKKSTFEQSYNRVSDQLDQTMKQISSIFPLRENSKLQDVFQAEYYNVQQVLEAMNDEKVYYQHEIEKKNQQYISSYKNHDTALKEYYAAKHINEQFDQLRVKKLHSQELMNKEADIHQLENQLKAAELAQRIEPSEQYVLNYQKQLQEKEIQLKTLTKKEQQASEQLKLVTSQYKKEEEKSEQREKVSIYINQLESYLPIVEQLDSERNEINSLNNQINQQEHKIREDRQLLDRREKEQESLAEKIKELTKQVEKASELNKRLTELRQIGKLLQRLISLQKEESNIQYKYQQTKKAYENSKKQYQEMEQNWINNQAFVLASHLHDGVECPVCGSTAHPKKASMEKQPITKEALESLQNQMEEKNHSWQEQQVALSSNKSSLNEVFTELNEWGVLLDEPSKTFNEIVQEGKQLAEKEKEIEQAKEKRNQYEERLEQQKQEDKENKEAFEHLKQKYQDLFALIQTKQASHTEKKRQVPEEFHQLSELKANLRNQKQQKQEMDQAWKDIQQQYQQITQWHLEIRSEVKNYQKQITELNKQVEKANKTFEQKVSEAGFTLGTYHEAKLEENIYVEHKQQVEMYNQEKQQLDSQIKELEATLAKEEKQDLGYLEERLRDLKRDFEQNLNQLNTLKKYNQEIYSIKDRMEVLHNEVAETENNLMVITEIYDVLRGQNQKKVSFERYLQMEYLEQIIEAANYRLKDLSNGQFYLTRSDRQESHGRQSGLALDVYDTYTGQTRDVKTLSGGEKFNASLCLALGMSDVIQSFQGNVMIQTMFIDEGFGSLDEESLTKAIDTLVQLQKSGRLIGVISHVQELKDILPATIEVKKTKEGYSHTNLIVK; this comes from the coding sequence TTGCGACCATTATATCTTAAATTAACTGCTTTTGGACCTTATAAAGATACAGAAATAATTGACTTTACCAAATTAGGTGACGTACAGCTTTTTTCTATATCAGGCAATACAGGAGCAGGAAAAACAACGATATTTGATGGAATTGCCTTTGCTTTATATGGTAGAGCTAGCGGATCCGATCGAGAAGATAACCGATTACTTCGAAGTGATTTTGCAGAGGATCACGTACACACATCCGTAGAATTGGTCTTTACGATTAAAGAGAAAATCTATCGAGTATTACGTCAGCCTGGTCACATAAAAAAAGGAAATAAAACAAAGACCGGTGAGAAGTATGAACTATTTGAAATAACGGATCTACAAGAAATTTCGATAGTAGACAGACAGATTGTAAGTGAGATAGATAAAAAGATTGAAGAGCTAATAGGTCTGACACAAGATCAATTTAAACAAATAGTCATGCTACCTCAAGGTGAATTTCGAAAACTATTAACCTCAGAAACGGAGAATAAAGAAGCAATATTAAGAAGGTTATTTAAAACAGAACATTATAAGTATATGAATGAAATATTGCGTCAGAAAAAAAGTACTTTTGAACAATCGTATAATCGAGTATCGGATCAGTTAGATCAAACAATGAAGCAAATTTCTTCTATTTTTCCACTCCGTGAGAATTCCAAATTACAAGATGTATTTCAAGCAGAGTATTATAATGTACAGCAGGTTCTAGAAGCGATGAATGATGAAAAAGTATATTATCAACACGAAATCGAAAAGAAAAACCAACAATACATTTCTAGCTATAAGAATCATGATACTGCACTGAAGGAATATTATGCGGCAAAGCATATAAATGAACAGTTTGATCAACTTCGAGTGAAAAAACTTCATAGTCAGGAGTTAATGAATAAGGAAGCAGATATACACCAATTGGAAAATCAATTAAAAGCAGCTGAACTAGCTCAGCGAATTGAGCCGTCAGAGCAATATGTATTAAACTACCAAAAACAACTACAAGAAAAGGAGATTCAGCTAAAAACACTGACTAAAAAAGAACAACAAGCTTCTGAACAACTAAAATTAGTCACCTCACAATATAAAAAAGAAGAAGAAAAGAGCGAACAGCGAGAAAAAGTATCGATCTATATAAATCAACTGGAATCGTATCTTCCTATAGTTGAGCAGCTGGACTCTGAAAGAAATGAAATTAATTCTTTAAATAATCAGATTAATCAACAGGAGCATAAGATACGTGAGGACAGACAGTTACTTGATAGAAGAGAGAAGGAACAAGAAAGCTTAGCTGAAAAAATAAAGGAATTAACAAAACAAGTTGAGAAAGCTTCCGAGTTAAATAAGCGATTAACTGAATTAAGGCAAATTGGAAAGTTACTTCAAAGGTTGATTAGTTTACAAAAAGAAGAATCGAATATTCAATACAAGTATCAACAAACAAAAAAGGCTTATGAAAATAGTAAAAAACAATATCAAGAAATGGAACAAAATTGGATAAATAACCAAGCATTTGTATTGGCTTCACATTTACATGATGGAGTGGAATGCCCAGTTTGTGGAAGTACTGCACATCCTAAAAAAGCTTCTATGGAAAAACAACCGATTACGAAAGAAGCGTTAGAGTCCCTTCAGAATCAAATGGAAGAAAAAAATCATTCTTGGCAGGAACAACAAGTTGCGCTATCTTCAAATAAATCTTCTTTGAATGAAGTGTTTACTGAACTTAATGAATGGGGGGTATTACTGGACGAACCATCTAAAACTTTCAATGAAATTGTACAAGAAGGCAAACAATTAGCTGAAAAAGAAAAGGAAATTGAGCAGGCAAAAGAGAAACGAAACCAATACGAAGAAAGATTAGAGCAACAAAAACAAGAAGATAAAGAGAATAAAGAAGCATTTGAACATCTAAAGCAAAAATATCAAGATCTATTTGCTTTGATACAAACAAAGCAGGCTAGCCATACAGAGAAAAAGAGACAAGTGCCAGAAGAGTTTCATCAGTTATCGGAACTGAAAGCAAATTTACGTAATCAAAAACAACAAAAACAAGAAATGGATCAAGCATGGAAGGATATTCAACAACAATATCAGCAAATTACACAATGGCATTTGGAAATCCGTTCTGAGGTAAAGAATTATCAAAAACAAATAACAGAACTGAATAAACAAGTAGAAAAAGCCAACAAAACATTTGAACAAAAAGTGAGTGAAGCTGGTTTTACTTTAGGAACATACCACGAAGCGAAATTAGAAGAAAATATATATGTTGAGCATAAACAACAAGTTGAAATGTATAACCAGGAAAAGCAACAATTAGACAGTCAAATTAAAGAATTAGAAGCAACTTTAGCGAAAGAAGAAAAACAAGATCTTGGCTACTTAGAAGAAAGACTTAGGGATTTAAAACGTGATTTTGAACAAAATTTAAATCAATTAAATACACTTAAAAAGTATAACCAAGAAATTTATTCAATTAAAGATCGAATGGAAGTATTACACAATGAAGTTGCAGAAACAGAAAATAATTTAATGGTGATTACAGAGATTTATGATGTATTACGTGGACAAAATCAGAAGAAGGTTTCTTTTGAAAGGTATTTACAAATGGAATATCTAGAACAGATTATCGAAGCTGCTAATTATCGGTTAAAAGACTTATCTAATGGACAATTTTATTTAACTAGAAGTGATCGACAAGAATCTCATGGTCGACAAAGTGGACTTGCTTTAGATGTTTATGATACATATACTGGTCAAACAAGAGATGTTAAAACGTTGTCCGGCGGTGAAAAATTTAATGCCTCTCTTTGTCTAGCTTTAGGCATGTCTGATGTAATTCAAAGTTTTCAAGGTAATGTTATGATCCAAACAATGTTTATTGATGAAGGCTTTGGCTCATTGGATGAGGAATCATTAACGAAGGCAATAGATACGTTAGTACAACTACAAAAGTCTGGAAGATTAATCGGTGTAATATCGCACGTCCAAGAATTAAAAGACATATTACCTGCTACCATTGAAGTGAAAAAGACGAAAGAAGGGTATAGTCATACAAATTTAATTGTGAAATAA
- the qoxB gene encoding cytochrome aa3 quinol oxidase subunit I: MNILERFAIPPHDDPMLYASLVAIALVSIAVVVGITYFKKWGYLWNEWLTTVDHKRIGIMYIISALLMLFRGGADGVMMRLQTSVPDNSFLDAQHYNEIFTTHGVVMIFFMAMAFIIGLMNYVIPLQIGARDVAFPRLNALSFWLYFAGAMLFNISFVVGGSPDAGWTNYYPLAGPEFSEHVGVNYYNWALQISGIGTLMTGINFVVTIIKMRAPGMKLMKMPMFTWSALITNIIIVFAFPVLTIALLMGTLDRQFFTNFFTTSDGGMDMMWANLFWIWGHPEVYILILPAFGIYSQIISTFSQRNLYGYKSMVASMVIISLLSFVVWVHHFFTMGQGALTNSIFSITTMAIAVPTGIKIFNWLLTMWKGKIRFTTPMLYSIAFIPLFTIGGVTGVMLSIASADYQYHNTMFLVAHFHNVIIPGVVFAMIAGLIYYWPKMFGFLLNERIGKWAFWNIVIGFCLSFFPMYITGLDGQARRMYTYSEASGFGPLNLLSFGGVALLTLGFILLVFNIYYSFRHAPRNVGDDPWNARSLEWATHNPVPEYNFAVTPTVDSEEAFWDYKKNGYQLFKEPISDIHMPNNSGWSIILAGFFFIFGFFFVFHVWAGVIVGAIGILGCLLYRTFEKDDGHHIHKEEIIETEKKFGGDKK, encoded by the coding sequence ATGAATATATTAGAAAGATTTGCCATTCCTCCGCATGACGATCCGATGCTTTATGCATCCCTGGTTGCCATTGCACTTGTTTCTATAGCAGTTGTTGTAGGTATTACCTACTTCAAGAAATGGGGATATCTTTGGAACGAATGGTTGACTACCGTTGACCATAAACGTATAGGAATTATGTATATAATTTCAGCACTTCTAATGCTTTTCCGTGGTGGTGCTGATGGAGTTATGATGCGTCTACAAACTTCAGTTCCTGATAACAGTTTCTTAGATGCACAACACTATAATGAAATATTTACTACCCATGGTGTGGTTATGATTTTCTTCATGGCCATGGCATTTATTATTGGTTTAATGAACTATGTTATTCCATTGCAAATTGGTGCGCGAGATGTTGCATTCCCTCGCTTAAACGCACTAAGTTTCTGGCTATACTTTGCTGGTGCAATGTTATTCAATATTTCCTTCGTAGTCGGAGGATCACCTGATGCTGGATGGACAAATTATTATCCACTAGCAGGACCAGAGTTTAGTGAACATGTTGGTGTTAACTACTACAACTGGGCATTACAGATATCTGGTATCGGTACACTGATGACTGGTATTAACTTTGTAGTCACGATTATAAAAATGCGTGCACCAGGTATGAAATTGATGAAAATGCCAATGTTCACTTGGTCTGCATTAATTACAAATATAATTATTGTATTTGCATTCCCTGTTTTAACAATTGCCCTATTAATGGGTACTCTTGACCGTCAGTTCTTTACGAATTTCTTTACAACATCTGATGGCGGTATGGATATGATGTGGGCAAACCTATTCTGGATATGGGGACACCCAGAAGTATATATTTTGATATTACCGGCATTTGGTATTTACAGTCAGATTATCTCGACATTCTCTCAAAGAAACTTATATGGTTATAAATCGATGGTAGCTTCCATGGTTATTATCTCACTATTATCCTTTGTTGTTTGGGTTCACCATTTCTTTACAATGGGTCAAGGTGCACTTACAAATAGTATCTTCTCCATTACAACGATGGCGATAGCAGTTCCAACCGGAATTAAGATATTTAACTGGCTACTGACCATGTGGAAAGGTAAAATTCGATTTACCACACCAATGCTTTATTCCATCGCATTTATTCCTTTATTCACGATTGGTGGAGTAACTGGTGTAATGCTCTCGATCGCAAGTGCTGATTATCAATATCACAATACGATGTTCTTAGTTGCTCACTTCCATAATGTAATTATTCCTGGTGTAGTATTTGCGATGATTGCAGGATTAATTTATTACTGGCCAAAAATGTTTGGTTTCTTACTAAACGAAAGAATTGGTAAATGGGCATTCTGGAATATCGTTATCGGTTTCTGTCTATCCTTTTTCCCAATGTACATCACAGGATTAGACGGGCAAGCAAGACGTATGTACACTTATTCGGAAGCTTCTGGTTTCGGTCCATTAAACTTACTATCGTTTGGTGGAGTAGCATTATTAACCCTAGGATTTATCCTTCTGGTATTCAATATTTACTATAGTTTCCGTCATGCACCAAGAAATGTTGGAGATGATCCATGGAACGCTCGCTCTTTAGAATGGGCTACGCATAATCCAGTTCCAGAGTATAATTTTGCTGTTACACCAACTGTAGATTCAGAAGAAGCATTTTGGGATTACAAGAAAAACGGATATCAGTTGTTTAAAGAACCAATTAGTGACATCCATATGCCAAATAACAGTGGTTGGTCCATTATATTAGCAGGTTTCTTCTTTATCTTTGGTTTCTTCTTTGTATTCCATGTGTGGGCCGGAGTTATTGTAGGAGCAATAGGAATACTAGGCTGTCTACTATACCGTACATTTGAAAAAGATGATGGTCACCATATCCATAAAGAAGAAATTATTGAGACTGAAAAGAAATTTGGAGGTGACAAGAAATGA
- the qoxD gene encoding cytochrome aa3 quinol oxidase subunit IV has product MKELFPMKQVNGFIFSLLLTVIALSVYFLDMSFAMGLTILIVTAFIQAGVQLIVFMHAGESEDKGTIYTSIYYGALIALLTVFGSLLAMVWGYM; this is encoded by the coding sequence ATGAAAGAATTATTCCCTATGAAGCAGGTTAACGGATTTATCTTTTCCCTGCTCCTCACAGTGATTGCGCTGAGCGTCTACTTTTTAGACATGTCCTTTGCAATGGGCTTAACAATTCTTATTGTTACAGCATTCATTCAAGCTGGAGTACAACTGATTGTATTTATGCACGCAGGAGAAAGTGAAGATAAAGGTACAATATATACAAGTATTTATTACGGTGCATTGATTGCATTGCTCACCGTATTCGGATCATTACTCGCAATGGTTTGGGGATATATGTAG
- a CDS encoding processed acidic surface protein — MRNKLFTALFIMILSFTIIPTVAFAIEADDPEFEAFLVEIDWDKEDYIEYLDSKFYSIDDFPNNDYLGIPVTEKTLEEIYNTYDITHEELNEKLRETGQLFEDEDVFDSTWFLFIEDVAFALDQGVENSDEIPDWDEEITEENIQGLLEFYDFSSSEELEEYLKSMGDSIENYETIWDLELAVDAYMGGQDVTSDLTDDFSGDFGSGMNMSIWDTESIFPTTDPHLNVFIGLTPIAFQAIFF; from the coding sequence ATGCGTAACAAATTATTCACTGCACTATTTATTATGATTCTTAGTTTCACTATTATTCCAACGGTTGCATTTGCAATTGAAGCAGATGATCCAGAATTCGAAGCATTTCTCGTAGAAATTGATTGGGATAAGGAAGATTATATTGAGTACTTAGATAGTAAGTTTTATTCCATTGATGATTTTCCTAACAACGACTACTTAGGTATTCCCGTAACTGAAAAAACGTTAGAAGAAATTTATAACACCTATGATATTACTCATGAAGAGTTAAATGAAAAATTAAGAGAGACAGGACAACTATTTGAAGATGAAGATGTGTTTGATTCAACTTGGTTTTTATTCATTGAAGATGTAGCATTTGCTTTAGATCAAGGAGTAGAGAATTCTGATGAAATACCGGATTGGGACGAGGAAATTACTGAAGAAAATATTCAAGGTCTACTAGAGTTTTATGATTTCAGTTCATCTGAAGAATTAGAAGAGTACTTGAAGAGTATGGGCGATTCTATCGAAAACTACGAGACTATTTGGGATCTCGAATTAGCAGTTGACGCTTATATGGGTGGTCAAGATGTTACTTCTGATTTAACAGATGATTTTTCTGGAGATTTCGGTAGTGGAATGAATATGAGTATATGGGATACGGAGAGTATATTCCCTACTACAGATCCGCATCTTAACGTATTTATCGGTCTTACTCCAATTGCATTCCAAGCAATCTTTTTTTAG
- a CDS encoding EAL domain-containing protein: MDPLDVMLDMDQLLPYYKAIVSADTQMIIGYEVIAYFQNKHGKLQRMDWFFDDVSIPDEFRIEVNTYLQRKAIENKLEKQDKSFLSFYYDADLLVRNNGEALLAILEEYQSIGLKLNEIILEVKDTAFPKDMDQLSNLIKYLKTLGVKVSIQLENPNGILDQLATLHPNVLKVDTSFLKDDLLPHLYKDVYHAISMLSRKIGASLLFKGINNYNQFNYAWRSGGQYYQGRYLIHPQNDFVEVDSCKSVIQVSFKQFVTYERKKGKAQLELLEKIHATFTSILTQSTLTDNYDEFILNVGKACKEFAFRVYICNEEGIQLSSNAEKDQEDTWKLVKEGLNKNWSWRPYFFENVMRMNLEKKGLLSDLYTDIDKSELIRTYSYPLTDGRYIFLDIPYRYLFEQEGLL, from the coding sequence ATGGATCCGTTAGATGTAATGTTAGATATGGACCAATTACTTCCTTATTATAAAGCGATCGTCAGCGCAGATACGCAAATGATCATTGGATATGAAGTGATTGCTTATTTTCAAAATAAGCATGGGAAGTTACAACGTATGGATTGGTTTTTTGATGATGTATCCATTCCGGATGAATTTCGTATTGAAGTAAATACTTATCTTCAGCGTAAAGCTATAGAAAATAAGCTTGAAAAGCAAGATAAAAGTTTTCTATCTTTCTACTATGACGCTGATTTACTTGTACGAAACAACGGTGAAGCATTACTTGCAATACTTGAAGAATACCAATCAATAGGATTAAAATTAAATGAAATTATATTAGAAGTGAAAGACACTGCATTTCCTAAAGATATGGATCAACTATCCAACCTAATAAAATATTTAAAAACATTAGGCGTAAAAGTTAGTATTCAACTGGAAAATCCAAATGGTATCCTTGACCAATTAGCTACATTACATCCAAATGTATTAAAAGTAGATACAAGTTTTCTAAAGGATGATTTACTACCTCATCTATACAAAGATGTCTATCATGCAATTTCCATGTTGTCACGCAAAATTGGTGCGTCTCTCCTGTTTAAAGGAATTAATAATTATAATCAATTTAATTATGCATGGAGAAGTGGGGGCCAATACTATCAAGGTAGGTACTTAATTCATCCTCAAAATGATTTTGTAGAAGTTGATAGCTGTAAATCAGTCATTCAAGTTAGTTTTAAGCAATTCGTTACATATGAACGAAAAAAGGGGAAAGCGCAACTGGAACTTCTAGAAAAAATACATGCTACGTTTACTAGTATTTTAACACAATCGACTTTAACAGATAACTATGACGAATTTATATTAAATGTAGGTAAGGCATGTAAAGAATTCGCATTTCGGGTTTATATTTGTAATGAGGAAGGTATTCAACTTTCTTCCAACGCAGAAAAAGATCAAGAAGATACGTGGAAACTGGTTAAAGAAGGTTTAAATAAAAACTGGAGTTGGCGACCTTATTTCTTTGAAAATGTAATGAGGATGAACTTAGAGAAGAAAGGTTTACTTTCTGATCTGTATACGGATATAGATAAGTCGGAATTAATCCGTACATATTCTTATCCGCTTACAGATGGACGGTATATATTTTTAGATATTCCTTATCGTTATTTATTTGAGCAAGAAGGATTATTATAA
- the qoxA gene encoding cytochrome aa3 quinol oxidase subunit II, with protein MNKKWAYIMLLTATALFLAGCEPLLVLDPKGPQAATTANVIWISIITMALIVIVVMVMLAIVLFKYRASKQSDDYEPPHIEGSPVVEGIIVGVPVLIVAFLAVVSVISTYQVESVPEGYKDDEPLVIYASSSNWKWHFSYPEQDIETVNYVFIPQDRNVEFRLYSHSTISSFWVPQLAGQKYAMADMVNTLNVVADHSGDFVGRNSNFNGEGFAENMFNVTVMPHDEFDTWVEEIHATADPLTEEKFEEILEPGHLGQMTFTGTHQEFKPAPEGENSPHNHGPSDSNDEGHHHH; from the coding sequence ATGAATAAAAAGTGGGCCTATATAATGTTATTAACAGCAACAGCCTTATTTTTAGCAGGTTGTGAACCATTACTCGTACTTGATCCTAAGGGGCCACAAGCAGCAACGACCGCAAATGTTATATGGATTTCAATTATAACGATGGCATTAATTGTAATTGTTGTGATGGTAATGCTAGCAATTGTTTTGTTTAAGTATAGAGCTTCAAAACAAAGTGACGATTATGAGCCACCACACATAGAAGGAAGTCCTGTTGTAGAAGGAATTATTGTTGGTGTTCCAGTATTAATAGTAGCATTCTTAGCAGTTGTTTCTGTAATATCTACGTATCAAGTAGAGTCTGTACCAGAAGGGTATAAAGATGACGAACCTTTAGTTATTTATGCTTCATCTTCAAACTGGAAATGGCATTTTAGTTATCCAGAACAAGACATTGAAACTGTAAACTATGTATTTATACCACAGGATAGAAATGTAGAATTTAGATTATATTCTCATAGTACAATCTCTAGTTTCTGGGTTCCTCAACTAGCTGGACAAAAATATGCGATGGCTGACATGGTAAATACATTGAATGTAGTCGCTGATCATTCAGGCGATTTTGTAGGAAGAAACTCTAACTTTAATGGTGAAGGTTTTGCGGAAAATATGTTTAATGTAACAGTTATGCCTCATGACGAATTCGACACTTGGGTAGAGGAAATTCATGCTACAGCAGATCCTCTTACTGAAGAAAAATTTGAAGAAATATTAGAACCAGGTCATCTCGGTCAAATGACATTCACAGGAACACATCAAGAATTTAAACCTGCTCCTGAAGGTGAGAACAGTCCACATAATCACGGACCATCCGATTCTAATGACGAAGGACACCATCATCACTAA
- a CDS encoding exonuclease SbcCD subunit D: MKIFHTADWHLGKLVQGIYMTEDQNYILNQFVAEVEKEQPDVVIIAGDLYDRAVPPVDAVHLLDKTLDKIIHGLNIPVLAIAGNHDSPGRLHFGSGLMKENGYHVTGKLSTELEPVILKDSFGEVHFHFIPYTDPSTVRTIFKNDEIITHDDAAKYIINKIRENMAPHARHVAIGHAFVTPFGEERENTSDSERPLSIGGAEYVDAHHFKIFDYTALGHLHQAHYVLDEKIRYSGSPLKYSISEENHKKGFLIVELAENGEVCVEKRHLYPLRDMRRVKMTIEQIFNENRSDDYVFVQLMDQTPVLSPMEKVRSIYPNAMHVERAQVSPISLKDEDSIPKTKMNEMELFHAFYKEVKGEGPSEEAIEIIKTIMDELNKEEHKEVKAK; this comes from the coding sequence ATGAAAATATTCCATACTGCAGATTGGCATTTGGGAAAGCTGGTTCAAGGAATTTATATGACAGAAGACCAAAATTATATACTAAATCAATTTGTTGCGGAAGTTGAAAAGGAACAACCGGATGTAGTAATTATTGCGGGAGACCTCTATGATCGAGCAGTTCCTCCAGTTGACGCAGTACACTTATTAGACAAGACATTAGATAAAATAATCCATGGACTTAATATTCCGGTATTAGCAATTGCTGGAAACCATGATAGTCCTGGAAGGCTACATTTTGGAAGTGGATTAATGAAAGAGAACGGTTACCATGTTACCGGTAAATTATCAACAGAATTAGAACCAGTCATTTTGAAAGATTCTTTTGGGGAAGTACATTTTCATTTTATTCCTTATACGGATCCTAGTACGGTGCGCACTATTTTTAAAAATGACGAGATCATTACACATGATGATGCTGCAAAATATATAATAAATAAAATTCGTGAAAATATGGCTCCTCATGCAAGGCATGTCGCTATTGGACATGCTTTTGTCACGCCATTTGGTGAAGAACGTGAGAATACAAGTGATTCGGAACGTCCGCTTTCCATAGGTGGAGCAGAATATGTAGATGCACATCATTTTAAAATATTTGACTATACAGCACTGGGACATCTCCATCAAGCGCATTATGTATTAGATGAAAAAATCCGTTATTCTGGATCTCCTTTGAAATATTCTATATCAGAAGAAAATCATAAAAAAGGCTTTCTTATTGTAGAGTTGGCTGAAAATGGGGAAGTCTGTGTTGAGAAAAGGCACTTATATCCACTTAGAGATATGCGTCGTGTGAAAATGACGATAGAGCAAATTTTTAATGAAAACCGAAGCGATGATTATGTGTTTGTTCAATTAATGGATCAGACTCCAGTATTATCGCCAATGGAAAAAGTCCGCTCAATCTATCCAAATGCAATGCATGTTGAACGAGCTCAAGTTTCACCAATTTCTTTGAAAGATGAAGATTCAATACCGAAGACAAAAATGAATGAAATGGAACTTTTCCATGCTTTTTATAAAGAAGTAAAAGGTGAAGGACCTTCAGAAGAGGCAATTGAAATTATTAAAACAATAATGGATGAATTAAATAAAGAAGAACATAAAGAAGTCAAGGCGAAGTGA
- a CDS encoding YkgJ family cysteine cluster protein, protein MLKDLSYDEVRKKCDEISETYQINEELFYGVIEDWDGTEKTINDKLQGVFQSLLKVVSNEITTMEDKVSLEATCQMGCAFCCYFPIIITKLESKLLQMTINNFDSERKEKLYNHIEQYFIKYKHILEQVPDNTDEEIGEVKEAYKKLQLPCVLLDTETNQCMAYEVRPIPCRTYMSYSDPLLCKENLLPKETVSFEFLYEPYISALNEFLQWAYEDGNTGKITYPNDLYETDYLFNWMSKS, encoded by the coding sequence ATGCTAAAAGATTTGAGTTATGATGAAGTAAGGAAAAAATGTGATGAAATAAGTGAAACTTATCAGATAAATGAAGAATTATTTTATGGTGTGATTGAAGATTGGGATGGAACTGAGAAGACAATAAATGATAAGTTACAAGGGGTATTCCAGAGTTTATTAAAAGTTGTATCAAATGAAATTACTACAATGGAAGACAAAGTGTCTTTGGAAGCGACATGCCAAATGGGATGTGCTTTCTGTTGTTATTTTCCAATTATTATAACGAAATTAGAATCAAAATTACTGCAGATGACTATCAATAATTTTGATTCTGAACGGAAAGAAAAGCTATATAATCACATTGAACAATACTTTATTAAATATAAGCATATACTTGAGCAGGTTCCTGATAATACGGATGAGGAAATTGGTGAGGTGAAGGAAGCTTATAAAAAATTACAACTTCCTTGTGTACTGCTGGATACGGAAACAAACCAATGTATGGCATACGAAGTACGTCCAATTCCGTGTAGAACATATATGAGTTATTCTGACCCACTATTATGTAAAGAAAATCTACTTCCAAAAGAAACCGTTAGTTTTGAATTTCTTTATGAACCATATATATCAGCATTAAATGAATTTCTTCAGTGGGCATACGAGGATGGGAATACAGGTAAGATAACATACCCAAATGATTTATATGAGACGGATTACTTGTTTAATTGGATGAGTAAATCATAA